Proteins from one Pseudomonas sp. KBS0710 genomic window:
- a CDS encoding YceI family protein, whose protein sequence is MKRRMPLFVSLAVLLGVFLGSAQAVEYKDVNRTASQISFTFQQFGQRVYGTFSDFEGTLTFDTQKPEAAHALLKIQLASIDAGSQDANTQLQQPAWFDTAAYPVGVYESNGATALGDNRYKISGNLTIKGITRPVDIDVVLKEQSGIGVFDGAFILKRGDFKIGEGEWAGNSVVSDDINIKFKMVAPQR, encoded by the coding sequence ATGAAGCGTCGAATGCCCCTGTTTGTAAGCCTGGCGGTCCTCCTTGGTGTGTTTCTCGGCAGCGCGCAGGCCGTGGAGTACAAAGACGTCAACCGCACCGCCAGCCAGATCAGTTTTACCTTCCAGCAGTTCGGGCAGCGGGTGTACGGCACCTTCAGCGACTTTGAAGGCACCCTGACCTTTGACACGCAAAAGCCCGAGGCGGCGCATGCGTTGCTCAAGATCCAACTGGCGAGCATCGACGCCGGCAGCCAGGACGCCAATACCCAATTGCAGCAACCGGCGTGGTTCGACACCGCGGCTTATCCTGTGGGCGTGTATGAGTCCAACGGCGCCACGGCGCTGGGCGATAACCGCTACAAAATCAGCGGCAACCTGACGATCAAGGGCATCACGCGGCCGGTGGATATTGATGTGGTGCTCAAGGAGCAAAGCGGCATCGGCGTGTTTGACGGCGCGTTCATCCTCAAGCGCGGCGACTTCAAGATTGGTGAAGGTGAGTGGGCGGGCAACAGCGTGGTCTCTGACGACATCAACATCAAATTCAAGATGGTTGCGCCGCAACGCTAG
- a CDS encoding DMT family transporter, which produces MQRTSSLTAADVSTQGWINGFIGVVIFSGSLPATRLAVMEFNPVFLTMIRAAIAAVLGLLLLWLFREKRPARHQWGPLVIVALGVVIGFPLLTALALQYVTSAHSIVFIGLLPLATAVFGVLRGGERPRPVFWVFSILGSLLVMGYAVAQGLSAAPVGDVLMLLAVLVCGLGYAEGAKLSRSLGGWQVICWALVVSLPVVAPLSVMLAPATLTGISLPAWLSLGYVSLFSMLIGFVFWYRGLAQGGIAAVGQLQLLQPFFGLALAAGLLHEQVSLGMLLVTVAVIGCVAGAKRFAR; this is translated from the coding sequence ATGCAACGCACCTCAAGCCTCACCGCAGCAGACGTCAGCACTCAAGGCTGGATCAACGGCTTTATCGGTGTCGTCATCTTCAGCGGCTCCTTGCCAGCCACGCGCCTGGCGGTGATGGAGTTCAACCCGGTGTTTCTGACCATGATCCGCGCCGCCATTGCCGCCGTGCTCGGCTTGCTGTTGTTGTGGTTATTCAGGGAAAAACGCCCTGCACGCCACCAATGGGGGCCGCTGGTGATCGTCGCCTTGGGTGTGGTGATCGGTTTTCCACTGCTCACGGCACTCGCGCTGCAATACGTGACGTCTGCGCACTCCATCGTGTTTATTGGCCTGTTGCCGCTGGCCACCGCCGTTTTTGGTGTACTGCGTGGCGGCGAGCGGCCGCGTCCGGTGTTCTGGGTGTTTTCGATCCTCGGCAGCCTGCTGGTAATGGGCTACGCGGTTGCCCAGGGCTTGAGCGCCGCGCCGGTCGGCGACGTGCTGATGCTGCTTGCCGTATTGGTGTGCGGCCTGGGATACGCCGAAGGCGCCAAGCTGTCGCGCAGTCTCGGCGGCTGGCAGGTGATCTGCTGGGCGCTGGTGGTGTCGCTGCCGGTGGTGGCGCCCTTGAGCGTGATGCTGGCGCCGGCAACCCTCACGGGCATCAGCCTGCCGGCGTGGCTGAGCCTGGGCTATGTGTCGCTGTTCAGCATGCTGATCGGCTTTGTGTTCTGGTATCGCGGCCTGGCCCAGGGTGGCATCGCTGCGGTCGGGCAGTTGCAGTTGCTGCAACCGTTCTTCGGCCTGGCACTGGCGGCGGGCCTGCTGCATGAGCAGGTCAGCCTGGGCATGCTGCTGGTCACGGTGGCGGTGATCGGCTGTGTGGCCGGGGCCAAGAGGTTCGCCCGCTAG
- a CDS encoding PLP-dependent aminotransferase family protein, translating into MPRARYKSLVDTFAQDIRSGALAPGTRLPTHRQLAAAHGLALVTASRVYTELEAMGLVSGETGRGTFVREIALPPGQGSGQMNVATGMLDLNFNYPSLPGQADLLRTALRQLALSGDLEALLRYQPHAGRLHERAAVARHLLSRGLAVEAEQVLMVSGAQHGLAVTMMALLKPGDVIAVDALTYSGFKVLAETLHLEIVAIPVTASGPDLAFLHALCRKRPVRAVYSIPTLHNPLGWVLSLAQREQLIAIAREHHLMLIEDAAYAFLAEEAPPPLATLAPECTVYVGGLSKSVATGLRVGFIAAPPAWVKKLERTIMATTWNVPGVMSAIAVGWIEDGTVAKLEAQKRQDARARQALAAQVLKGVPYISHPCSYFLWLPLGDEARADQVAMALQREQISVSTAEPFAVSATVPHALRVALGSVSMAALGAALVKVREAVRW; encoded by the coding sequence ATGCCGCGCGCCCGCTACAAGTCGCTGGTCGACACCTTTGCCCAGGACATCCGCAGCGGCGCACTGGCGCCCGGTACCCGTCTGCCCACGCACCGACAATTGGCCGCTGCACATGGCCTGGCGTTGGTCACCGCCAGCCGGGTGTACACCGAGCTTGAGGCCATGGGCCTGGTCAGCGGCGAAACCGGGCGCGGCACCTTTGTGCGGGAAATCGCTTTGCCGCCGGGGCAGGGCAGTGGGCAGATGAATGTGGCCACCGGCATGCTCGACCTGAATTTCAATTACCCCTCGCTGCCCGGTCAGGCAGACCTGCTGCGCACCGCTCTGCGCCAATTGGCGCTGTCGGGCGACCTGGAAGCGTTGCTGCGTTACCAGCCACACGCCGGTCGCTTGCACGAGCGGGCCGCTGTGGCGCGGCATCTGTTGAGCCGAGGCCTGGCGGTTGAGGCGGAGCAGGTACTGATGGTCAGTGGTGCCCAGCATGGCCTGGCGGTGACGATGATGGCGTTGCTCAAGCCTGGGGATGTGATTGCCGTGGATGCGCTGACCTATTCAGGCTTCAAGGTGCTGGCCGAAACCCTGCACCTGGAAATCGTCGCCATCCCGGTCACCGCCAGCGGTCCGGATCTGGCGTTCCTGCACGCGCTGTGCCGCAAGCGCCCGGTGCGTGCGGTGTACAGCATTCCAACCCTGCATAACCCGCTGGGCTGGGTGTTGAGCCTTGCGCAACGCGAGCAACTGATTGCCATCGCGCGTGAGCACCATCTGATGCTGATTGAGGACGCGGCCTACGCGTTCCTGGCCGAGGAGGCGCCGCCGCCGCTGGCGACGTTGGCGCCTGAATGCACGGTGTACGTGGGCGGGCTTTCCAAAAGTGTCGCCACGGGTTTGCGCGTCGGATTTATCGCCGCGCCGCCAGCCTGGGTAAAAAAGCTGGAGCGCACGATCATGGCCACCACCTGGAACGTGCCAGGGGTGATGAGCGCAATTGCGGTGGGTTGGATCGAAGACGGCACGGTCGCGAAACTCGAAGCGCAAAAGCGCCAGGACGCACGGGCACGCCAAGCCTTGGCTGCGCAGGTGCTCAAGGGCGTGCCTTACATCAGCCATCCGTGTTCGTATTTTTTGTGGTTGCCGCTGGGGGACGAGGCGCGGGCCGATCAGGTGGCCATGGCCTTACAACGCGAGCAGATTTCCGTGTCCACCGCCGAGCCGTTTGCGGTCTCGGCCACCGTGCCGCACGCGCTACGCGTGGCGCTGGGTTCGGTGAGCATGGCCGCGTTGGGCGCGGCGCTGGTGAAGGTCCGGGAAGCGGTGCGGTGGTGA
- a CDS encoding nuclear transport factor 2 family protein produces the protein MPNVKVLIGFLCLFTGYVAAAPAPAEKDVAQAVDQLTQAMLHLDLKALHALTSDKLTYGHSSGKVQNKAQFIADLETHTSAFKTLEMQNQTITLDGDTALVRNHFHALAVNSGVEVPTDIDNFQVWQKQKGHWLLIGRQAYKY, from the coding sequence ATGCCAAACGTCAAAGTGCTGATCGGTTTTCTGTGCCTGTTCACCGGCTACGTCGCAGCTGCGCCTGCCCCGGCCGAAAAGGATGTGGCCCAAGCGGTCGACCAACTGACCCAAGCCATGCTGCACCTGGACCTCAAGGCGCTGCACGCCCTGACTTCCGACAAGCTCACCTATGGCCACTCCAGCGGCAAGGTGCAGAACAAAGCGCAATTTATCGCTGACCTGGAAACCCACACCAGCGCGTTCAAAACCCTTGAAATGCAAAACCAGACCATCACCCTGGACGGCGACACCGCGCTGGTGCGCAACCACTTTCACGCCCTGGCCGTGAACAGCGGCGTCGAAGTGCCGACCGATATCGACAACTTCCAGGTCTGGCAGAAACAAAAAGGCCACTGGCTGCTGATCGGGCGTCAGGCTTACAAATACTGA
- a CDS encoding CPBP family intramembrane glutamic endopeptidase: MITQGLEVLIDYGVHLAPGLLLFGAWFALTPRAQVAMRILILLAAFVLMRDAMTPLGMWAVSRDVQIAFSGNAFVLAALGGLSVLLIMLLSRLAPELWRLMRWSIGNPLVGMAVGLVVGCLIGVPLRVYQGIEASGFHGYWVWLPGMVVLAYGANALEEVLFRGFLQGYLEQQVSPLRAALISGVAFAACHAFLALSVTQLGWPVLLFTLLEGLACALVRMRYGVLPAALAHGTAILLIAVPYMA, from the coding sequence ATGATTACCCAAGGGCTTGAGGTACTGATCGACTACGGCGTGCACTTGGCGCCGGGTCTGTTGCTGTTTGGCGCGTGGTTCGCGTTGACGCCAAGGGCGCAGGTGGCGATGCGCATCCTGATCCTGTTGGCGGCGTTTGTGCTGATGCGCGATGCGATGACGCCGCTGGGCATGTGGGCGGTAAGCCGCGATGTGCAGATCGCATTCAGTGGCAATGCCTTCGTGCTGGCGGCGCTGGGCGGGCTGTCGGTTTTGCTGATCATGCTGCTCTCACGCCTTGCACCGGAGTTGTGGCGGTTGATGCGTTGGTCCATTGGCAATCCGTTGGTTGGCATGGCGGTGGGGCTTGTGGTCGGCTGTCTGATCGGCGTGCCGCTGCGGGTTTACCAAGGCATCGAGGCGTCCGGGTTCCACGGCTATTGGGTGTGGCTGCCCGGCATGGTGGTATTGGCCTATGGCGCCAATGCGTTGGAGGAAGTGCTGTTTCGCGGTTTTTTGCAGGGTTACCTGGAGCAACAGGTCTCGCCCTTGCGCGCCGCATTGATCAGTGGCGTGGCCTTTGCGGCCTGCCATGCATTCCTGGCCTTGAGTGTTACCCAACTGGGTTGGCCGGTGTTGCTGTTCACCCTGCTTGAAGGGTTGGCCTGCGCACTGGTGCGCATGCGTTACGGCGTGCTGCCCGCAGCACTGGCCCACGGCACCGCCATCCTGCTGATCGCTGTGCCCTACATGGCCTGA
- a CDS encoding DUF6434 domain-containing protein has protein sequence MDFDWHSDPITRATPVTPHYKNTQNVRRFMLEHCGPAFKFDRPFMAWIRNDSPKTLGDVVDEWQRRNEDARP, from the coding sequence ATGGATTTTGACTGGCACAGCGACCCCATCACCCGCGCCACTCCCGTGACCCCACACTATAAAAATACCCAGAACGTTCGCCGTTTCATGCTTGAACACTGCGGCCCGGCATTCAAGTTCGACCGGCCGTTCATGGCCTGGATCCGCAACGATTCGCCCAAAACCTTGGGCGATGTGGTGGATGAGTGGCAACGCCGCAACGAGGACGCACGCCCATGA
- a CDS encoding RidA family protein, translated as MTRDEKYQAAQERMGYRLEAFKVGGNYTPLVRDGNHLYISGQIPRVGDTLMLPGKVGESLTLAQAQIAAGISALRCLGLLKQALGSLDQVKAIARITVYVRSAEDFDQQSEVANGASDLFHEILGAAGVHTRTSVGVMQLPKSAAVEIDMIAVAHG; from the coding sequence ATGACCCGCGACGAAAAATACCAGGCTGCCCAGGAGCGCATGGGCTATCGGCTGGAAGCGTTCAAAGTCGGCGGTAACTACACGCCGTTGGTGCGCGATGGTAACCACCTGTATATCAGCGGCCAGATTCCGCGTGTCGGCGACACCCTTATGCTGCCGGGCAAGGTCGGTGAAAGCCTGACCCTGGCCCAGGCGCAAATCGCCGCCGGTATCAGCGCGTTGCGTTGCCTGGGGTTGCTCAAGCAGGCGCTGGGTTCGCTGGATCAGGTCAAGGCCATCGCGCGTATCACCGTGTATGTGCGCAGCGCAGAAGACTTTGATCAGCAGAGTGAAGTGGCCAACGGTGCGTCGGACCTGTTCCACGAAATCCTCGGCGCTGCCGGTGTGCATACGCGCACCTCGGTTGGGGTGATGCAGTTGCCTAAATCGGCGGCGGTTGAGATCGACATGATTGCTGTCGCACACGGTTGA